A stretch of Pangasianodon hypophthalmus isolate fPanHyp1 chromosome 9, fPanHyp1.pri, whole genome shotgun sequence DNA encodes these proteins:
- the anxa2a gene encoding annexin A2a translates to MALVSEFLGQLTLNFGSSDPTYPTVVPAADFDPDKDATRIETAIKTKGVDEQTIIQILTKRTYSQRREIAFAYERRAKKDMITALKGALSGSLETVILGLMKSTAQYDASEIKASIKGLGTDEETLIEILCSRSNAELVEIKKVYKELFKKDLEKDVAGDTSGDFAKLLLALVAAKRDEPSTVVDYGKIDEDARALYEAGVKRKGTDVKTWISIMSERSVPHLQKVFDRYKSYSPYDMQESIRKEVKGDLEMSFLTLVQCFENKQLYFASRLNDAMKSKGAKEKVVTRIMISRCEVDLKKIRSEFKAQFGKSLYQTLSEHTKGDYQQALLSLCGGDD, encoded by the exons ATGGCTTTGGTATCTGAATTCCTGGGTCAGCTGACCCTCAATTTTGGG TCGAGCGATCCCACCTACCCCACTGTGGTTCCTGCAGCTGATTTTGATCCAGACAAAGATGCCACCAGAATAGAGACAGCTATCAAAACTAAAG GTGTGGATGAACAGACCATTATTCAGATCCTCACCAAACGGACATACAGCCAAAGACGAGAAATTGCCTTTGCATATGAGAGGAGAGCCAAGAAG GATATGATTACTGCCCTGAAGGGGGCACTGTCTGGCTCACTCGAGACTGTTATTTTGGGCCTGATGAAGAGCACTGCTCAGTACGATGCCTCTGAGATTAAAGCCTCCATAAAA GGTTTAGGAACAGATGAGGAGACCCTGATTGAGATCCTCTGCTCTCGAAGCAATGCAGAGCTGGTGGAGATTAAGAAAGTCTACAAAGAAC tgttCAAAAAGGACCTGGAGAAGGATGTGGCTGGAGACACCTCAGGAGACTTCGCTAAGCTGCTGCTCGCCCTAGTGGCG GCCAAGCGGGATGAGCCAAGCACTGTAGTTGACTATGGGAAAATTGATGAAGATGCCAGA GCACTGTATGAAGCTGGAGTGAAACGGAAGGGCACTGATGTCAAAACCTGGATTAGCATCATGTCAGAGAGGAGTGTCCCTCATCTGCAGAAAG TATTTGACAGATACAAGAGCTACAGTCCCTACGACATGCAGGAGAGCATCAGGAAGGAAGTAAAAGGAGATCTGGAGATGTCCTTCCTTACACTCG TCCAGTGCTTTGAAAACAAACAGCTCTACTTTGCCAGCAGACTCAACGATGCCATGAAG agtAAAGGCGCAAAGGAGAAAGTGGTGACGAGGATCATGATCTCACGCTGTGAGGTTGACCTTAAGAAGATCAGGTCTGAGTTCAAGGCCCAGTTTGGAAAGTCTCTGTACCAGACCCTCTCT GAGCACACTAAAGGAGACTATCAGCAGGCTCTGCTAAGTTTGTGTGGAGGAGATGATTAA